One Glaciihabitans arcticus DNA window includes the following coding sequences:
- a CDS encoding adenylate kinase, whose translation MTRFLIVGPPGAGKGTQSARLTDTFGIPAIATGDIFRANIKNQTELGQQVKAIIDAGDYVPDSLTNDLVAHRLLEEDAVDGFLLDGYPRTLDQLGFLDGVLAKSDTALDAVIQLVVDPNEVVSRLLKRAHEEGRTDDTEDTIRHRQSLYKRETAPLIAVYKDRGLVIEIDALGEVDEVASRIAAALADRGIALPDAATK comes from the coding sequence TTGACCCGGTTTTTGATTGTCGGTCCGCCCGGCGCCGGCAAGGGGACACAGTCCGCTCGCCTGACAGACACCTTCGGTATCCCCGCGATCGCCACGGGTGACATCTTCCGTGCCAACATCAAGAACCAGACGGAGCTCGGCCAGCAGGTCAAGGCCATCATCGACGCCGGGGACTACGTGCCCGACTCGCTGACGAACGACCTCGTGGCCCACCGCCTTCTCGAAGAGGATGCGGTCGACGGCTTCCTGCTCGACGGTTACCCGCGAACCCTCGACCAGTTGGGGTTCCTCGACGGCGTGCTCGCCAAGTCGGACACCGCACTCGACGCCGTGATCCAGCTCGTGGTCGACCCGAACGAGGTCGTCTCGCGACTGCTGAAGCGCGCCCACGAAGAGGGCCGCACCGATGACACCGAAGACACGATCCGCCACCGCCAGTCGCTGTATAAGCGAGAGACCGCGCCGCTGATCGCCGTCTACAAGGATCGCGGCCTGGTCATCGAGATCGATGCCCTCGGCGAGGTCGACGAGGTGGCCTCGC
- the secY gene encoding preprotein translocase subunit SecY, which yields MFRAVARIFRTPDLRRKIGFTLGIVALFRLGSFIPAPFVDFINVQACLAGNAGASGLYELVNLFSGGALLQLSVFALGIMPYITASIIVQLLRVVIPHFDTLYKEGQTGQAKLTQYTRYLTIALGVLQSTTLITVARSGALFPSNSGTPACSDLITNEAWYAILLMVITMTAGTGLIMWMGELITERGIGNGMSLLIFTSIAATFPSALWSIQLSKGINTFILVIAVGLVIMAAVVFVEQSQRRIPVQYAKRMVGRRTYGGNNTYIPIKVNMAGVVPVIFASSLLYLPALIAQFNQPAVAGEAPAAWVTWINNNLVSGDNPLYMAVYFLLIVGFTYFYVAITFNPEEVADNMKKYGGFIPGIRAGRPTAEYLDYVLTRVTLPGSLYLGLIALIPLIALATVGANQNFPFGGASILIIVGVGLETVKQIDSQLQQRHYEGLLR from the coding sequence GTGTTTAGAGCCGTCGCGCGGATATTCCGCACGCCTGACTTGCGCAGGAAGATCGGGTTCACGCTCGGCATCGTCGCGCTGTTCCGCCTGGGATCCTTCATCCCGGCGCCGTTCGTCGACTTCATCAACGTGCAGGCCTGCCTCGCGGGCAACGCCGGCGCCTCGGGCCTCTACGAGCTCGTCAACCTCTTCAGCGGTGGTGCACTGCTGCAGCTGTCGGTCTTCGCGCTCGGCATCATGCCGTACATCACGGCCTCGATCATCGTGCAGCTGCTGCGCGTGGTCATCCCTCACTTCGACACCCTCTACAAGGAGGGCCAGACCGGCCAGGCGAAGCTGACGCAGTACACGCGTTACCTCACCATCGCGCTCGGCGTCCTGCAGTCGACCACCCTCATCACCGTCGCCCGTAGCGGCGCGCTGTTCCCGAGCAACTCGGGAACCCCCGCCTGCAGCGACCTGATCACCAATGAGGCGTGGTACGCCATCCTGCTCATGGTCATCACGATGACCGCCGGCACCGGCCTCATCATGTGGATGGGCGAGCTCATCACCGAGCGCGGCATCGGCAACGGCATGTCGCTCCTCATCTTCACGTCCATCGCGGCGACCTTCCCGAGCGCACTGTGGAGCATCCAGCTCTCCAAGGGCATCAACACGTTCATCCTCGTCATTGCCGTCGGTTTGGTGATCATGGCGGCCGTCGTCTTCGTCGAGCAATCACAGCGGCGCATCCCCGTGCAGTACGCGAAGCGTATGGTCGGTCGACGCACCTACGGCGGCAACAACACGTACATCCCGATCAAGGTCAACATGGCGGGCGTTGTGCCGGTCATCTTCGCCTCGTCGCTGCTGTACCTGCCCGCCCTCATCGCGCAGTTCAACCAGCCAGCCGTCGCCGGTGAGGCTCCTGCCGCATGGGTCACCTGGATCAACAACAACCTCGTATCGGGTGACAACCCGCTCTACATGGCCGTGTACTTCCTGCTCATCGTCGGCTTCACCTACTTCTACGTCGCTATCACCTTCAACCCCGAAGAGGTCGCCGACAACATGAAGAAGTACGGCGGGTTCATCCCCGGCATCCGTGCGGGTCGCCCGACGGCCGAGTACCTCGACTACGTGCTCACCCGCGTGACACTTCCCGGTTCGCTCTACCTCGGCCTGATCGCGCTCATCCCGCTCATCGCCCTGGCGACGGTCGGTGCCAACCAGAACTTCCCGTTCGGTGGCGCGAGCATCCTGATCATCGTCGGTGTCGGTCTTGAGACCGTCAAGCAGATCGACTCGCAGCTTCAGCAGAGGCACTACGAGGGCCTGCTCCGTTGA
- the rplO gene encoding 50S ribosomal protein L15 encodes MAEEKKDAPKKAPAAKAAAEKAPAKAAAPKKAAADKAPAKAAADKAPATKTAAAEKAPAAKAPKAAAAKSDDTKAAPKAAAPKKAAAEKAPAAKAADKAPAAKAAPKAAAAKSDDVVAEAPAKKAPAAKSAKTPKADVAVRPQVLKVHHLRPAEGAKKDRTRVGRGEGSKGKTAGRGTKGTKARYQMRVGFEGGGVNFVMRSPKLRGFKNPFRVEYQVVNLEKLAELYPKGGDVTILDLVAKGAVRKNEKVKVLGQGDIAVKLNVAVDKVSSSAEQKIVAAGGSVK; translated from the coding sequence ATGGCTGAAGAAAAGAAGGACGCCCCTAAGAAGGCGCCCGCTGCGAAGGCTGCTGCCGAGAAGGCTCCGGCCAAGGCTGCTGCCCCCAAGAAGGCCGCTGCCGACAAGGCTCCGGCCAAGGCTGCTGCCGACAAGGCACCCGCCACGAAGACGGCTGCTGCCGAGAAGGCTCCCGCCGCAAAGGCCCCCAAGGCTGCCGCTGCGAAGTCCGACGACACGAAGGCTGCCCCCAAGGCCGCTGCCCCTAAGAAGGCCGCTGCTGAGAAGGCTCCCGCCGCGAAGGCTGCCGACAAGGCTCCCGCCGCGAAGGCTGCTCCCAAGGCTGCTGCTGCGAAGTCCGACGACGTCGTTGCCGAGGCTCCCGCCAAGAAGGCTCCTGCCGCCAAGAGCGCCAAGACGCCCAAGGCTGATGTCGCCGTTCGCCCGCAGGTGCTCAAGGTCCACCACCTTCGTCCCGCTGAGGGCGCGAAGAAGGACCGCACCCGCGTTGGACGCGGTGAGGGCTCGAAGGGTAAGACCGCGGGCCGCGGTACCAAGGGAACGAAGGCTCGTTACCAGATGCGTGTCGGTTTCGAGGGTGGTGGCGTCAACTTCGTCATGCGCTCACCGAAGCTGCGCGGGTTCAAGAACCCGTTCCGTGTCGAGTACCAGGTCGTCAACCTCGAGAAGCTCGCCGAGCTCTACCCGAAGGGTGGGGATGTAACCATCCTCGACCTCGTGGCAAAGGGTGCCGTTCGCAAGAACGAGAAGGTCAAGGTTCTTGGCCAGGGTGACATTGCGGTTAAGCTGAACGTTGCAGTCGACAAGGTCTCGAGCTCAGCAGAGCAGAAGATCGTCGCAGCTGGCGGTTCAGTAAAGTAG
- the rpmD gene encoding 50S ribosomal protein L30: MAANLKVTQIKSKISEKQNQRDTLRSLGLHRIGDVVVREDNKQNRGYVRTVAHLVKVEEID; the protein is encoded by the coding sequence ATGGCCGCAAACCTGAAGGTGACCCAGATCAAGTCCAAAATCAGTGAGAAGCAGAACCAGCGCGACACCCTGCGCAGCCTCGGGCTGCACCGCATCGGTGACGTAGTGGTTCGCGAAGACAACAAGCAGAACCGTGGCTATGTCCGCACCGTCGCTCACCTTGTCAAGGTCGAGGAGATTGACTAA
- the rpsE gene encoding 30S ribosomal protein S5 — protein sequence MSDATNKEQDVTSEVTTEAAATTETAAATTADAPATDLTNEPREARRGGRERNPNRERGNSRDAEKSQFLEKVVTINRVSKVVKGGRRFSFTALVVVGDGNGMVGVGYGKAREVPTAISKGVEEAKKNFFRVPRVGATIPHPVQGEAAAGVVLLRPASAGTGVIAGGPVRAVLECAGIHDVLSKSLGSSNTINIVHATVAALKQLEEPRAVAARRGLDVEHVVPARLLRAEAEAKAGV from the coding sequence GTGAGCGACGCAACCAACAAGGAGCAGGACGTGACGTCCGAAGTAACCACCGAGGCTGCGGCCACGACCGAGACCGCAGCGGCAACCACCGCTGACGCCCCGGCCACCGACCTCACGAACGAGCCCCGCGAGGCTCGCCGTGGCGGTCGCGAGCGCAACCCCAACCGCGAGCGTGGCAACAGCCGCGACGCCGAGAAGAGCCAGTTCCTGGAGAAGGTTGTCACCATCAACCGCGTCTCCAAAGTCGTCAAGGGTGGTCGTCGCTTCAGCTTCACCGCTCTCGTCGTCGTCGGAGACGGCAACGGCATGGTCGGCGTCGGCTACGGCAAGGCACGCGAAGTCCCCACGGCCATCTCGAAGGGCGTCGAAGAAGCCAAGAAGAACTTCTTCCGCGTTCCCCGCGTCGGTGCGACGATCCCCCACCCCGTCCAGGGTGAGGCCGCCGCAGGCGTTGTCCTCCTTCGTCCGGCTTCCGCCGGTACCGGTGTTATCGCCGGTGGACCGGTCCGCGCCGTACTCGAGTGCGCTGGCATCCATGACGTTCTGAGCAAGTCGCTTGGTTCGTCGAACACGATCAACATCGTGCACGCGACAGTCGCTGCCCTCAAGCAGCTCGAGGAGCCCCGTGCGGTCGCCGCACGTCGTGGCCTCGATGTCGAGCACGTTGTTCCGGCTCGCCTCCTGCGCGCCGAAGCAGAAGCTAAGGCAGGTGTCTGA
- the rplR gene encoding 50S ribosomal protein L18 encodes MGLGTRGKSKSAAKARRHTRLRKKVVGTELRPRLVVTRSARHVFVQVVDDSKGFTLASASTLEADMRTFDGDKTAKARKVGELVAERAKAAGVEAVVFDRGGSKYAGRVAAIAEGAREGGLNL; translated from the coding sequence ATGGGTCTCGGAACTAGAGGCAAGAGCAAGTCGGCAGCCAAGGCTCGCCGTCACACGCGACTGCGCAAGAAGGTCGTCGGCACCGAGCTGCGTCCGCGCCTCGTCGTCACGCGCAGCGCCCGTCACGTATTCGTCCAGGTCGTCGACGACAGCAAGGGTTTCACCCTCGCATCGGCATCGACCCTCGAAGCTGACATGCGCACCTTCGACGGCGACAAGACCGCCAAGGCACGCAAGGTCGGCGAACTCGTCGCAGAGCGCGCCAAGGCCGCCGGCGTCGAAGCCGTTGTATTTGACCGTGGCGGCAGCAAGTACGCAGGACGCGTAGCTGCAATCGCCGAGGGAGCTCGAGAGGGTGGATTGAACCTGTGA
- the rplF gene encoding 50S ribosomal protein L6 → MSRIGRLPIDVPAGVDIKIDGSAVTVKGPKGELSLTVASPIEVKLEDGQVLVTRPDDERASRSLHGLTRTLISNQIVGVTEGYSKGLEVVGTGYRVAAKGESLEFALGFSHSITVDPPAGISFAVEGNTKVTVLGIDKQAVGEVAANIRKLRKPEPYKGKGVRYAGEVVRRKAGKSGK, encoded by the coding sequence ATGTCACGTATTGGAAGACTTCCGATCGACGTCCCCGCGGGCGTCGACATCAAGATCGACGGCTCAGCCGTCACCGTCAAGGGCCCGAAGGGTGAGCTTTCGCTCACCGTCGCCAGCCCCATCGAGGTCAAGCTGGAAGACGGACAGGTGCTCGTCACCCGTCCCGACGACGAGCGCGCATCGCGTTCGCTCCACGGCCTGACCCGCACCCTGATCTCGAACCAGATCGTCGGCGTGACCGAGGGTTACTCCAAGGGTCTCGAGGTCGTCGGCACCGGTTACCGTGTCGCCGCCAAGGGTGAGTCCCTCGAGTTCGCACTCGGCTTCTCGCACTCGATCACCGTCGACCCGCCCGCAGGCATCAGCTTCGCGGTCGAGGGAAACACCAAGGTCACGGTTCTCGGCATCGACAAGCAGGCCGTCGGCGAAGTCGCGGCCAACATTCGTAAGTTGCGCAAGCCAGAGCCCTACAAGGGCAAGGGCGTGCGTTACGCAGGCGAGGTAGTCCGCCGCAAGGCCGGAAAGTCAGGTAAGTAA
- the rpsH gene encoding 30S ribosomal protein S8, which produces MTMTDPVADLLTRLRNANSAYHDSVSLPNSKLKAHIADILKTEGFITSWKVEDARVGQTLTIDLKYGPNRERSIVGIKRVSKPGLRVYAKSTEIPRVLGGLGVAILSTSSGLLTDRQASSKGVGGEVLAYVW; this is translated from the coding sequence ATGACAATGACAGATCCGGTAGCAGACCTGCTCACCAGACTGCGCAATGCGAACTCGGCGTACCACGACAGCGTGTCACTGCCGAACAGCAAGCTCAAGGCGCACATCGCCGACATCCTCAAGACCGAGGGTTTCATCACGTCGTGGAAGGTCGAAGACGCTCGCGTCGGACAGACCCTCACCATCGACCTCAAGTACGGCCCCAACCGCGAGCGCTCCATCGTGGGCATCAAGCGCGTGTCCAAGCCCGGTCTTCGCGTCTACGCGAAGTCGACCGAGATCCCTCGTGTTCTCGGCGGACTCGGTGTCGCCATCCTGTCCACCTCCTCCGGTCTGCTCACCGACCGCCAGGCTTCCTCGAAGGGCGTAGGTGGGGAAGTCCTCGCCTACGTGTGGTAA
- the rplE gene encoding 50S ribosomal protein L5 codes for MTDTAVAGKIQPRLKQKYRDEIAPQLKKDFGFTNVHQVPGLVKVVVNTGVGEAARDGKIIDGAIKDLVAITGQKPQVTLARKSIAQFKLREGQAIGAHVTLRGDRAWEFLDRLISLALPRIRDFRGLSPKQFDGNGNYTFGLTEQSMFHEIDQDKIDRVRGFDITVVTTAKNNDEGRALLKALGFPFVTEDK; via the coding sequence ATGACCGACACCGCAGTAGCTGGCAAAATCCAGCCGCGCCTCAAGCAGAAGTACCGCGATGAGATTGCTCCGCAGCTCAAGAAGGACTTCGGCTTCACGAACGTGCACCAGGTTCCCGGACTCGTCAAGGTAGTTGTCAACACCGGTGTCGGTGAGGCAGCCCGCGACGGCAAGATCATCGACGGTGCCATCAAGGACCTCGTTGCGATCACCGGCCAGAAGCCGCAGGTCACCCTTGCCCGCAAGTCCATCGCGCAGTTCAAGCTCCGCGAGGGCCAGGCCATCGGCGCACACGTCACCCTCCGCGGCGACCGTGCGTGGGAGTTCCTCGACCGTCTGATCTCGCTGGCGCTTCCGCGTATCCGCGACTTCCGCGGCCTGAGCCCCAAGCAGTTCGACGGCAACGGCAACTACACGTTCGGCCTCACGGAGCAGTCCATGTTCCACGAGATCGACCAGGACAAGATCGACCGCGTGCGTGGCTTCGACATCACTGTCGTCACCACCGCGAAGAACAACGACGAGGGGCGCGCGCTGCTCAAGGCGCTCGGCTTCCCGTTCGTTACGGAAGACAAGTAA
- the rplX gene encoding 50S ribosomal protein L24, producing the protein MANIKKGDLVQVITGRTQARGGSRGKQGRVIEVFAEKNRVIVEGVNFVTKHSRVGQTQRGTKTGGIETFEAPIHVSNVALVDPDSKKPTRVGFREEVVEKDGVKRTVRIRYAKKSGKDL; encoded by the coding sequence ATGGCAAACATCAAGAAGGGTGACCTGGTTCAGGTCATCACCGGCCGCACCCAGGCCCGTGGCGGAAGCCGCGGCAAGCAGGGTCGTGTCATCGAGGTCTTCGCCGAGAAGAACCGCGTGATCGTGGAGGGTGTCAACTTCGTCACCAAGCACTCTCGCGTCGGCCAGACCCAGCGCGGCACCAAGACCGGCGGCATCGAGACCTTCGAAGCCCCCATCCACGTTTCCAACGTTGCACTCGTCGACCCCGACTCGAAGAAGCCGACCCGCGTCGGTTTCCGCGAAGAGGTCGTCGAGAAGGACGGCGTCAAGCGCACCGTCCGCATCCGTTACGCCAAGAAGTCAGGTAAGGACCTGTAA
- the rplN gene encoding 50S ribosomal protein L14, giving the protein MLQQESRVKVADNTGAKELLTIRVLGGSGRRYAGLGDVIVATVKDAIPGGNVKKGDVVKAVIVRVIKQTRRPDGSYIKFDENAAVILKADGDPRGTRIFGPVGRELRDKKFMKIISLAPEVI; this is encoded by the coding sequence ATGCTTCAGCAGGAATCACGAGTCAAGGTTGCCGACAACACCGGCGCCAAGGAACTCCTCACCATCCGCGTTCTCGGTGGCTCAGGCCGTCGTTACGCGGGACTCGGTGACGTCATCGTCGCGACCGTCAAGGACGCGATCCCCGGTGGAAACGTCAAGAAGGGTGATGTCGTCAAGGCGGTCATCGTCCGAGTCATCAAGCAGACGCGCCGTCCCGACGGCTCGTACATCAAGTTCGACGAGAACGCCGCAGTGATCCTGAAGGCTGACGGAGACCCCCGCGGTACCCGCATCTTCGGACCGGTTGGTCGTGAGCTTCGCGACAAGAAGTTCATGAAGATCATCTCGCTGGCACCGGAGGTCATTTAG
- the rpsQ gene encoding 30S ribosomal protein S17 has protein sequence MAKIEEKAETAELARGYRKSRRGYVTSDKMDKTVVVEVEDRVKHPLYGKVIRRTSKVKAHDEANAAGIGDLVLISETRPLSATKRWRIVEILEKAK, from the coding sequence ATGGCAAAGATTGAAGAGAAGGCCGAGACCGCCGAGCTCGCTCGCGGTTACCGCAAGTCGCGTCGTGGCTACGTCACGAGCGACAAGATGGACAAGACAGTCGTCGTCGAGGTTGAGGACCGCGTCAAGCACCCCCTCTATGGCAAGGTCATCCGTCGCACGTCCAAGGTCAAGGCACACGATGAGGCCAACGCGGCCGGCATCGGCGACCTCGTCCTCATCAGCGAGACTCGTCCGCTCAGCGCCACGAAGCGCTGGCGCATCGTCGAGATCCTCGAGAAGGCCAAGTAG
- the rpmC gene encoding 50S ribosomal protein L29: MAIGSKELASVELDTFEDARLVDELKKAKEELFNLRFQSATGQLESHGRLRAVKRDIARIYTVLRERELGIRATPVAVEAPAKAAKKTTKKDAAAAESTDDTKEA, from the coding sequence ATGGCGATCGGATCCAAGGAGCTCGCCTCAGTCGAGCTCGACACTTTCGAAGACGCACGCCTGGTCGACGAACTCAAGAAGGCCAAGGAAGAGCTGTTCAACCTGCGCTTCCAGTCGGCAACCGGACAGCTCGAGAGCCACGGCCGCCTGCGCGCCGTGAAGCGCGACATTGCCCGTATCTACACGGTTCTCCGTGAGCGCGAGCTGGGCATTCGTGCCACGCCCGTTGCAGTCGAGGCACCGGCCAAGGCCGCAAAGAAGACCACCAAGAAGGATGCAGCAGCTGCTGAGTCCACCGATGACACGAAGGAGGCGTAA
- the rplP gene encoding 50S ribosomal protein L16 — MLIPRKVKHRKQHHPGRSGHATGGTVVSFGEYGIQALTPAYVTNRQIEAARIAMTRHIKRGGKVWINIYPDRPLTKKPAETRMGSGKGSPEWWVANVKPGRVLFELSGVNETVAREALTRAIHKLPLKARIIKREEGDA, encoded by the coding sequence CAAGCACCGCAAGCAGCACCACCCCGGTCGCTCCGGTCACGCCACTGGCGGAACCGTTGTGTCGTTCGGTGAGTACGGCATCCAGGCGCTGACCCCCGCATACGTCACGAACCGCCAGATCGAGGCGGCTCGTATCGCAATGACCCGTCACATCAAGCGTGGTGGAAAGGTGTGGATCAACATCTACCCCGACCGCCCGCTGACCAAGAAGCCCGCCGAAACCCGCATGGGTTCCGGTAAGGGTTCACCCGAGTGGTGGGTCGCGAACGTCAAGCCGGGCCGCGTGCTCTTCGAACTGAGCGGTGTCAATGAGACAGTCGCTCGCGAGGCACTCACCCGAGCAATTCACAAGCTGCCCCTCAAGGCACGCATCATCAAGCGCGAGGAGGGCGACGCATAA